One stretch of Armatimonadota bacterium DNA includes these proteins:
- a CDS encoding AI-2E family transporter, translated as MREGAAVRWSRGDRVVDWIVATGAALWGLRQVRSAALVLLAGVLVAVVLAPVADWATRWSGGRRAVGALFAVGVLVGVVLVGALSLGLPLVRETSRLLAALPEYLRLAAQELERLEAAWFPFLASGEGGTARVLTSFAVGVLQQLVGRSVAVGAHAYVVIVVPFLAFYFMKDTEILRASVLRRLPTTWREPARRAGAVAAWALRRYLGGLVVIALVGTALLWMGLVAVGMPNAFGWSVLVGLAETVPYLGPAFGVLTLGSVALMRGVGTAVVVVGILLGIRAVIDVILAPLVLRNLLRLHPVVILGAILMGADLFGLAGVFLAAPLATTIAMMLRASEHPDGGSPTGEGGPSFP; from the coding sequence ATGCGGGAAGGCGCGGCGGTGCGGTGGAGCCGAGGGGACCGGGTCGTGGACTGGATCGTGGCGACGGGGGCCGCGCTGTGGGGCCTACGCCAGGTCCGATCCGCGGCCCTCGTGCTCCTCGCGGGGGTGCTGGTGGCGGTGGTGCTCGCGCCGGTGGCGGACTGGGCCACCCGGTGGAGTGGAGGCCGGCGGGCCGTCGGCGCGCTGTTCGCGGTGGGGGTGCTGGTGGGCGTGGTGCTCGTTGGCGCCCTGTCCCTTGGCCTTCCGCTCGTGCGGGAGACCTCACGCCTCCTGGCGGCGCTCCCCGAGTACCTGCGGCTGGCCGCCCAGGAGTTGGAGCGGCTTGAGGCGGCCTGGTTCCCCTTCCTGGCCTCCGGAGAGGGCGGAACGGCGCGCGTCTTGACTTCCTTTGCCGTGGGCGTGCTCCAGCAATTGGTGGGCCGGTCCGTGGCGGTAGGGGCCCACGCTTACGTGGTGATCGTGGTACCCTTTCTTGCCTTTTACTTCATGAAGGACACGGAGATCCTGCGCGCTTCCGTACTCCGGCGGCTCCCGACTACCTGGCGGGAGCCGGCCCGCCGCGCGGGCGCGGTCGCCGCCTGGGCCCTGCGCCGGTACCTGGGGGGGTTGGTGGTGATCGCCCTCGTGGGGACCGCCCTGCTGTGGATGGGACTGGTGGCGGTGGGAATGCCCAATGCCTTCGGATGGTCCGTGCTCGTGGGTCTGGCGGAGACCGTACCGTACCTGGGCCCTGCCTTTGGCGTGCTGACGTTGGGCAGCGTGGCCCTCATGCGGGGGGTGGGGACCGCGGTGGTGGTCGTGGGGATCCTGCTCGGGATTCGGGCGGTGATCGACGTGATCCTGGCCCCTCTCGTGCTCCGCAACCTCCTTCGGTTGCACCCCGTGGTGATCCTGGGCGCCATCCTGATGGGCGCGGACCTCTTCGGGCTCGCGGGCGTGTTCCTGGCCGCCCCCCTGGCCACCACCATCGCCATGATGCTGCGGGCCTCCGAACACCCCGATGGGGGATCTCCCACAGGGGAAGGAGGTCCCTCCTTCCCCTGA